From Plasmodium malariae genome assembly, chromosome: 4:
tagttctaaaattacatattaataaaataagagtaacttttaaaaaccccaatgtatattttcaaaagacaatcttttatatattattttttgttcttattatATCCCATAtcctatatttatttttgaaatattcataaagcaaattatatatattcaaattacattgttttaatatttttttttgcattacaCTATTGGAATTTCTACATtcaaacatataaatatgcatccacggcaatatattaatagaaattaatgttaaaatattgtaaaaaataaaattttcttatattttctataacATAAAAGTAAAACTACGGATAAgttgaataaatatattttgtcaacttagtttttattaattcctATAGATTAAATTATGTCTAAATCTAATACTttagataatataaatatatgaagtatattataattttggtAGTATTATCAATATGTTCCTTCTCCTTTTCCACTAATGATTcttataatatgtaatttcaaaaaaacaTTACAGTTGGATAATTAGTAgatattttctaaaaattttttattttacaatttataGCAACAAAATTAAACATAGTATTtgttaacaaaatatttcttacatatatactagtcaaatattttattattataattttattcctCATTATAATCCTCAAatcattcattattttatatatgtatttcataaatatatctttttttttgaaataaattatttgaaagttggattataatttttaaaaaaattttaccttGTATATACTGAATAAATcctgtttaattttttttatttgaataatatgatagaataatattttaaaataagtcgctaaaatatttgtttcataattttattattttttgtctaTTAACAGGATACTACAattatgtttcttttttaaaaaaaaatttaaaggtTTTTCATTTAGACAAgatagaaaataattaaaataagatataaaaCAATCCATTTGCTAattattattgaaaaaataatatgtacatagtAGACTATAATTAgtgcaaattttttaacaactTTAAGGAAATTCATTATGAAGCAAAATTCAATTATATTCGTCTTTTTTACTAaatctattatattttccgTTTTAGTATGGACatggaaatattataatgaagtatcataattattatatttgatcagttttttttttatattattctgtgtctatatatgaaatgtaaatattactatagtaatatataaatattctattttttaatgctgattttgtttctttattTCCAGTTATCCATTTGTGGCGAATTATGTAATAACAAATGTAGCCAAATTTATAAATCAAACGTAATATTTAGAAGAACATTAAATAGTGAAATAGACATAtcagaagaaaaatatggaaagttgaaagaaagaatatttaatatattagacGAAAGTGATGATGCATTTGCAGAAAGACTAAAAGGATTAGAGCATGATGACCTTTTTCGAAAACGatttaaagaattaattGTACGTGATATTTCTGAACAAAAACTTAATCATTCAGTgcaacataaaaaaattcaaaaacaTGATGCATTCAATTAtgaacataatttaaaaaaaaaatctcaTCCCttaaaacattataatagtgctgaaaaatataaaaatgtaccaAAATGTTCAAAAACAGTAAACTCACAAATTGAAATAGATACATTCCCGAAGAGCTCAAAAAAGAAACGCTATGCTGTTAAACATCCAGGTATAGCTGAACAACTTTTacaatttacaaaaaaacataaaattctTTCTTCACTTTTGTTCATAGTAATTTTGAAAGCaatagtatttattttagtttCTATAATTATGTCTATTTTTTCAATGTCTTATGTACCACTACAACCACAAGTTATAGTATTACTATTACCAATTGTTGAATAAGTAGCGGTCTAGGAGACAattcatcttttttaaatcaaaaaatacaaaattatatgataattatgaaaaaaatattgactataaaaattttatcttataaattttttacagtAATTTGAAAgtgcatataattttatacgtttaataataaaaaaaattttgcccataaaacaattatataatattttcattcttcatttttttatatattatcttaaaaaattgttttaacaTAATTCTATATATCTCTCAATATACTAAGTAAATcagttatattttaactgGTATATTAAtctatttacatttaattatgctagtaaaaataaatcttcaagtgatatatatatatataaatatatatatgttttattcttAAGAATAATTGTTTAAAAGACACTAACATTTgaagtttaaaaaaagtgataaaataaaattaattaaattatcttaaatcatgaatttttctttcaaaatgtacaaaggtctttctctttttaatttttaagagCAAGTTTcaactaataatatattttcattagtggcttttttaaataaaatatataaatattcattcaCTACATTCATTTGTATCAACAAATGTagactttcttttttttttttttttatctttttgtattatacTTTTGATTCTACTATGTAATTAACACATTGTAATCAATGATTTTAAATCTCAGTATACTTACCCTTATATTTCACTATTTTCAAAATTCACTAtcatatacaatatatacataaatatactcATCTTATTACATAGTTAAAAgaaattcatttataattCCTTTTCATTAGAATACTTCTTAGATCcaatatttcttaataattttcaataaatatagagttttcaaattttattaaattaaatgtgttatttatatatattcataataattttaaaacaagtatattacatataaattcttccttttatcaatatattgGATACTTAAAGTATTATTCCAGAAGACTCACGAAACTTTCTTCTATTTATCGTATCAAATATGGTAATAATGCATTACTATTCCCCTGTACCAACAACTTGCATTTATAGAATTTTAcctattttcttaataaacgACACTGTTAACATTTTATTGTTCACTCAAATTCAAAaacatattaacatatagttaatgattataatttatgtatcaCTTTAAATGattcattaaatttaataaacatCTCTCCTTGTCTTTTTTCgcattttacaaaattattattgtatataatacatttcatctaattatatatatgtataatttgaaacttaattatttaaaaatatttgtaaaaaatattatatcattcATGACAATAACAATGTTTGCTGCATTAAGAATATCATTTCAAATACTAATAACCCTAAACCAGAATAT
This genomic window contains:
- the PmUG01_04012200 gene encoding Plasmodium exported protein, unknown function; protein product: MKQNSIIFVFFTKSIIFSVLVWTWKYYNELSICGELCNNKCSQIYKSNVIFRRTLNSEIDISEEKYGKLKERIFNILDESDDAFAERLKGLEHDDLFRKRFKELIVRDISEQKLNHSVQHKKIQKHDAFNYEHNLKKKSHPLKHYNSAEKYKNVPKCSKTVNSQIEIDTFPKSSKKKRYAVKHPGIAEQLLQFTKKHKILSSLLFIVILKAIVFILVSIIMSIFSMSYVPLQPQVIVLLLPIVE